Proteins from a single region of Thermodesulfobacteriota bacterium:
- the purH gene encoding bifunctional phosphoribosylaminoimidazolecarboxamide formyltransferase/IMP cyclohydrolase, protein MNKINRVIISVSDKEGISNFAKGLEQYDVEILSTGGTAKQLRDSGVSVMDISEYTGSPEILDGRVKTLHPKIYGGVLALRDNETHIKQMKENDMESIDMIVVNLYPFEEVIKKENVDLMEAIENIDIGGPTMLRAAAKNYQHVTLVTHPEDYADLLTELKDNDGSISAETNFKLAVKAFSYVARYDAAISNFLGGIDENGEKTKFPPSLTVHMDKKMKLRYGENPHQEGSFYVESGLEEPCISNSIQLQGKELSLNNIYDTDAALEAVKDYKQGACVVVKHNNPCGVATDESVVESFLKAKACDPVSSFGGIVAFNREVDEATATELAAMFLEVVIAPGYSDKALEVLSSKTNLRVMKTPDLPLESSSGLDFKKVIGGALIQDRDTGIDRDFDDMKVATKRQPTDEELRALKFGWTVCKHVKSNAIVFARDGQTVGIGAGQMSRVDSVKIATIKAELPTEGATLASDAFFPFRDGIDEAAKAGITAIVQPGGSIRDQDIIDACDEHDIAMVFTGFRHFKH, encoded by the coding sequence ATGAACAAGATTAATAGGGTAATAATAAGTGTTTCAGACAAAGAGGGCATAAGCAATTTTGCCAAGGGTCTTGAGCAATACGACGTAGAAATATTATCTACTGGAGGAACCGCAAAGCAATTAAGAGACTCTGGAGTAAGTGTTATGGATATCTCAGAATACACCGGATCTCCAGAGATATTAGATGGCAGAGTAAAAACACTTCATCCAAAAATTTACGGCGGCGTTTTAGCACTTCGTGATAATGAGACACATATAAAACAGATGAAAGAAAACGATATGGAATCAATTGATATGATTGTTGTTAACCTTTATCCATTCGAAGAGGTTATTAAAAAAGAAAATGTCGATTTAATGGAAGCTATAGAAAACATAGACATTGGCGGACCTACGATGCTAAGGGCCGCTGCAAAAAACTATCAGCATGTGACTCTAGTAACTCACCCAGAGGATTATGCAGATCTGCTAACGGAGCTTAAAGATAATGATGGTTCCATATCTGCTGAAACCAACTTTAAACTTGCAGTCAAAGCGTTTTCATATGTAGCCCGCTATGACGCTGCAATATCTAATTTTCTTGGCGGCATAGATGAGAACGGCGAGAAAACAAAATTCCCTCCAAGCTTAACAGTACATATGGATAAAAAGATGAAGCTTAGATATGGTGAGAATCCTCATCAGGAAGGGTCTTTTTATGTAGAGTCGGGTTTAGAAGAGCCCTGCATTTCAAACTCTATTCAGCTACAGGGAAAAGAGTTGTCTTTAAATAACATATATGATACCGATGCCGCTCTTGAGGCAGTAAAAGATTATAAGCAAGGAGCATGTGTTGTGGTTAAACATAACAACCCTTGCGGCGTAGCAACAGATGAGAGCGTTGTAGAGTCTTTTCTAAAAGCTAAGGCATGTGACCCAGTAAGTTCTTTTGGCGGCATCGTAGCTTTTAACAGAGAAGTAGATGAGGCTACGGCTACAGAGCTTGCAGCAATGTTCTTAGAGGTGGTTATAGCACCTGGGTATTCAGATAAGGCGCTCGAGGTATTATCAAGTAAAACAAACTTAAGGGTTATGAAAACTCCTGATCTCCCACTTGAATCCAGCTCAGGTTTGGATTTTAAAAAGGTGATCGGTGGGGCACTCATTCAAGACAGAGACACAGGGATTGATAGAGATTTTGACGATATGAAAGTAGCAACCAAAAGACAGCCTACAGATGAAGAACTAAGAGCGCTCAAATTTGGATGGACGGTTTGTAAGCACGTAAAGTCAAATGCTATTGTTTTTGCCCGTGACGGTCAGACAGTCGGAATAGGAGCAGGTCAGATGAGCAGGGTCGATTCTGTCAAGATTGCTACTATAAAGGCCGAGCTGCCCACTGAAGGAGCTACGTTGGCTTCAGACGCGTTCTTTCCATTTCGTGATGGCATAGATGAGGCAGCCAAAGCTGGTATTACAGCCATTGTGCAGCCGGGCGGCTCAATCAGAGACCAGGATATAATCGACGCTTGTGATGAACATGACATCGCCATGGTGTTTACAGGTTTTAGACACTTTAAACACTAA